The Candidatus Edwardsbacteria bacterium region CCATCGGGAAATAAACGAAAATCAGCCAGACCGTCAGGAACATCAGGTAAGGAACGAAACGGATGCGATTGGTAAAAGCCCCGGTTATCAGCGCCGGGGTGATGATGGCAAACATCATCTGGTAGGCAATGAAGACGAACAGCGGGATGTTGTTTCCGGCCAGAGGGGTCATGACGTCGATCCCCTTGAAGAAGGCCATGTTGAAATTGCCGATTATCCCCGCGATATCGGTTCCCCCGGCCATGGTGCCGGAAAAGCACATGGAATAACCGAAAGCGAACCACAGGACCGAGGTCCACCCCATGGACACAAAACTCTGAAGCATGATCGCCAGCACGTTCTTGCGGCCCACCAGACCGCCGTAAAAGAATGCCAGTCCGGGGGTCATCAACATGACCAGACTGGTGGCCACCAGCATGAACCCGGTATTGCCAGTATCGAACATATTTTGCTCCTTATCGTTTTGATGGTTTGTTGATCACTGGCTACAGTTTAAAATATGCCGGGGGATTCTGCCATAGGGATATCCCTGAAAAAGGGCTTCGCAAAACCTGATAATAGCCAGCATGAAAATCCCGGCCCCTGTCAACAGGGCCGGGAGATCCTGCGGTCGCCAGCGATCACAAGGTCGTCAAGCCTTCCCTGACGGCATATTTGGTCAGTTCGGCGATGCCGTGAAGATTGAGCTTTTGCATCAGCTGCTGGCGGTGGGTCTCCACCGTCTTGACGCTGATGGACAGCTTATCGGCCGTCTGTCTGGTGCTCTTTCCCTCGGCCAGCAGCTGCAATACCTCTCTTTCCCTGGCCGATAATAGCGAATAAACGCCGGGGTCGGCATCGCGCTCCTTGATGAGATAGTCCCGGACCAGGACATCGGTGATATCGGAACTTAAATATATCTTTCCCTTAACAATGGATTTTATCGCCTGAATGAGTTCCTCAAAGGCCGAGTCCTTTAGCAGATAGCCCCTGGCCCCGGCCTTGAGGGCTTCCACCACATAGCGGCGGTCAGCATGCATGGATAAGATCATTATCTTTGCTGCCGGGCAGATTTCCTTAACCCTCCGGGTCGCCCCTATCCCGTTCAGCCCCGGCATGGTTATGTCCATGATCACCAGGTCGGGCAGGTGCTCCTGGGCCAGTTTGACCACCGCCAGCCCGTCGCTGGTCTCCGCCACCACCTTTATCCCGGATTGTTTTTCCAGCAGGGTTTTCAAGCCCTCCCGCACGATCTTGTGGTCGTCGGCAATGATGATCTTAAGCGTCATCCCACCCCCTTTCCGTTCGTCCGGCAGATGATGACCGCCTTGGTGCCGCGGCCCGGAAGCGCTGCCAAGCTCAGCCGGCCTCCGAAACAACCCAATTGCTCCCGGATGCTGAACAGGCCGAAGCCTCCGGGTTCCGCCGTTTCCCCGGCTCCTTTTTCAACCAGCCCTATCCCGTCGTCGGAGACTTCGATGGTCAGCCTCCCGCCGGAGTTTGTCAAGACGATCGAAATGTTATCGGCCCCGGCATGTTTGATGATGTTGATCATCAGCTCGCGAACCGACCGGAACAAGGTGACCTTCAGATCTTCAGGCAGCTGCAGCTTTGGGCCGGGGCATGACAGTTCGACCGCTTTCCCGTATTTTCGGCGGGTCTGCTCGGCCAGCCACTCCAGCCCGGCCTCAAACCCCAGATCGTACAGCACCGGCGGGCTTAATTCAAAGGTCAGGTTCCTGGTGTAGCTAATGGTCTGCTCCAGCAGCATCCGGATCTCCTCCAGATCCCTTTCCGCCCCGCTGAAGACCGCGTTGCCCTCCAGGTTCTTAAGTTTCACCCGGATCATAGCCAGGGCCTGGCCGATATGGTCGTGCAGGTCGGAGGCAATGGCCCGCCTTTCCCTCTCTTCGGTCAGCGTCAACTCCGAAGCAAGTTTTTTCAGCTTCTGCTGATATCTTTTGACCGTCTGCTCCGTCCGCTTGCGCTCGGCAATTTCAGCTTTAAGTTTGAGGTTGGCATCGTTCAGCAAAGAGGTCCGTTTGACGACCTTCTCTTCCAGATGATCCAGGGCATCGTGAATAGCCTGCTGGGCCGACCTCTTCTGGTAAAAAGCATGCAGCATTTTGGCCAGCGAATCAATCAACTGCCGTTCCTCTTTGAGGAACGGTCCCTCAAATGCTGCCTTTTGCTTGATCAGATAGTAAACCTCTATCCGGCCTTTTTCCCCGCCGCCAATGCCGAAGAAGCTGGATTGTTTCCACCGGGTGGCCGCATAGTTCGGAGTGGCGAGGCTTAGATCCCCGGCCACTATCCGGGCGGCGGTATCCCGGGGGTACTGCCAGGCCGCCGGCAGTATTTTGATGAATTCCCCGAGGATATTCTCAACACTCTTCCGGTCGTTTTGCAGGATGGCCGAAGCTTTATGCAAAGCGGTCAGTTCCTTGACCCGTTCCTGAAGCTGCCATAGCAAGCGGTCCTTGATATTTGGACTGGGGTTTTTCATATCTGTTATCGATCGTTATATTTGCCTAAGTTTAACCTTAATATCGCCAAAACGCAAGTTTAAATTTATTTTCTGCTCCTGTGTGGTATATAACAAAACCCTTGACACCCGCCGGATATTTATATATAATTACCGTTGATTGCGGGCGTAACTCAGTGGCTAGAGTGCTACCTTGCCAAGGTAGACGTCGTGGGTTCGAATCCCATCGCCCGCTCCAGTAAATATCAGGACAGGCTTTAAAAGCCTGTCCTTTTTTATTAACCTCTCCCTGCCTTACGGCTTCCCTCCCCTCGAGGGGAGGGAATATGGGCGGGGTAAAAAAGGCAGGACTGCTTAAGCAGTCCTGCCTTGTACTGGTACCGAGGGTCGGAATCGTTTGCGTTTTAGTGAACCATATCGACCGTTTCATATATCATCCTATTGCCTTTCAGGCTAAACCTCCGCCCCGATACACCGCAAAACTGGTCATACATTTCGGTATACTGCGATATATAAATGCTGTCCGCATACTCCTTATTATATGCATCAAATATCTTCACGGCTCCTTCATCTAAAAGACTTTCTAATACCAATACAGAATATTTATAAAAATTTCTTTTTTTAAATTTAGCCAAATTGACAGAATCGATCTTTTGGTCCATCAATGTTTTAATGGTATCCCTGTAACGCTTTGCAAATTTTATCCTTTCTTTATCACCTATTGTATCCGCAGATGCAAACCTGGAAACAGCATCATAGCTCATCTTGATTTTCACCCTGATGGTTTCATAGAATAAAAAACATTGATACTCTGATGTATCAAGTGCTACTACGGCTGGCAATTTCCTCCTTGTTATCCTTCTGCTTACCGGCGCCTTTTCTTTGACATACGATGTACAACCCAAAAGCAGTAATATTGCTACTAGAGACATTGCAAACTTATTCATATTCTAAATATAACAAAATTAATCCTCTATGTCAAACACTTGTTTTAAAATGAATGAATATTATAAATTTTAAATCAAAAAGGCAGGATGCTTTTCAGCAGTCCTGCCTTGTACTGGTACCGAGGGTCGGAATCGAACCGACACGTTCTTGAGGAACGAGGGATTTTAAGTCCCTTGCGTCTACCAGTTCCGCCACCCCGGCATTTTGTTTCGTACTCGTCTACTTGCATTTTGTCATACCTGCGAAAGCAGGTATCCAGTCGGAACATGGATTCCCGCCTTCGCGGGAATGACCCACTTTATTTATATCCATTTAACTGGAGGCGGCTAGCGGGTTCGAACCGCTGAATAACGGTTTTGCAGACCGTCGCCTTACCACTTGGCTAAGCCGCCTCAAATATCAATAAGCTGATTTTACCAGTTTTCGGCCCCGCCTGTCAAGAAGATCCCTTTTCAGCCTAGTTCCCCAGCCGGTACTCCAGCTTGGTCCGGGAGGATCGGTTCAGATCGGACAGGGTCTCGGCGCTTTCGGTCAGCAGGTCCAATATCGACGGCCGGCGTTTCCTCTCCCTGATCACCTTGGGGGTTTCCTTGAGCCCGGCCATGGTGCCGGCCATTATCACCGCATCGTCCTGGGTTCCCAGCCGGTCAACCAGTTTAAGATTATAGGCCTGCCGGCCGGAGAAGACCCGGCCGTCGGCAAATAGCTTTACCGAGTCCAGCGGAATGCCGCGCCCTTCCGATACCGCCTCCATGAACTGCAGGTGCACATCGTCGATCATCGACTGCAACAGGGCCCGCTCCTGGGGCGTCATCTGGCGGAATGGCGAGGCCAGATCCTTGACCGCCCCGGCTTTGATCACCTCGTAGCCGATGCCGATCTTGCGGAACAGCTCCTCCAACACGGCGTAGCTTAAAATTACCCCGATGGAGCCGGTGAGGGTGCCGGGGTTGGCCACGATGGAGTCGCAGCCGCAGGCGATATAATACCCGCCGGAGGCCGCCACCTCACCCATGGAGCAGACCACCGGTTTTTTGGTCCGGGCGTTTCGGAGGGCCTCATATATCTCCTGGGAAGCGGCCACCCCGCCGCCCGGGGTCTCCAGCCGGACCACGATGGCCTTGACGGAGTTATTGTCGCGGTATTTCTTTATCTGCCGGACGGCGTTATCGGAGGAGACTATCGGACCGACTATCTCCACCAGCCCCACCGATTTCCCGTAGGAAAGTTCCATATGACCTTCATTGGAGACCGCCATCACGATGGCGCCTACGAAGATGACGGCGAACATCAGCACCGCAACCGCGATCAGGGTTATGAACAGCCCTTTTTTCTTCATCGAACACTCCTGATTAACAATCCGAATATACCGGAGTTCATAGGACGCAGATTTTCGCAGATTCCCGCTGTTTTATTTATTGTAATAAGATCCCGGAAATCAGCGTTTATCAGCGTCCAAAATAATTCATTTCATTTTTTTGGCTAACGTCACCAACTGGCTCACCATGTCCTTCTCTTTGACCTTGGAGATGATCTTGCCCTTTTGGAACAGCAGGCCCAATCCGTCTCCGCCGGCGATCCCCAGGTCGGCCTCCCGGGCCTCGCCCGGCCCGTTGACCGCACAGCCCATCACCGCTATCTTCAGCGGTTTCTTTATCCCGGCTATTCTCCGCTCCACCTGAGCGGCGATCCCGGCCACGTCTATTTTGCAGCGGCCGCAGGTGGGACAGGCATGGACCACCGGGCCAAAGGTCCCCAGCCCCAATGACTGAACGATCTCCCGGGCCACCGGGATCTCCTTGACCGGATCCCCGGACAGCGACACCCGGATGGTGTCACCGATGCCCTCGGCCAAAATGGTTCCCATGCCCACCGCCGAGCGGATGGCCCCGGCGGCCGGGGTCCCGGCCTCGGTGATGCCAAGATGCAGAGGATAGGGAACCATGGGGGAAATTTTCCTATAAGCCTCGATGGTCATGGGCACATCCGAGCCTTTGAGGGAGATCACGATATCGTCAAACCCCAGGTCCTCCAGTATCCGGGCGTGCCGCAGGGCGCTGTCCACCATGCCCCGGGCGGTGGGATGGCCGTCCCGGGCCAGAATATCCTTCTCCAGCGAGCCGGCGTTGACCCCGATGCGGATGGGAACCTTTTTGCCGGCCGCAGCCTTGACCACCTGTCTGATCTTATCTTTGGAGCCGATATTTCCTGGGTTGATCCGCAGTTTGTCCACCCCGGCATCCAGGGCGATCAGGGCCAGGCGGTGATCAAAGTGGATATCGGCCACCAGCGGCATCTTTGTCCCCTGCCGGATACGGACCAGGGCGGTGGCAGACTTTTTATCCGGCACCGCCAGGCGGACGATCTGACACCCGGCCTTCTCCAGTTTTTTGATCTGGGCCAATGTGGCCTTAACATCGCAGGGGTCGGTGTTGGTCATGGACTGGATGGACACCGGGGCGTTGCCGCCGATGGCCAGATTCCCCACCTTGACCGGCTGGGATCTCCGGCGGGGATAAGTATTTTGTGTCTTTTCCGGCATTTGGGGTATTATCGCAAATAGTCAGGGAAAATGCAAGAGGGGAATAAAATTCCCCCTCCGCATCGGAGGGGGTTGGGGGCGGTCAACCAGCCGGGCATGCAGGTAGGGTGGGTTTCAAATCCTCTCCTACAATATTGGGCCCGGCACGGGCATGGATTCCCGCCTTCGCAGGAATGACACGGAAGACAGGAATAAATAAAACCCCCTTCCCTCGTGGGGAAGGGGGTTGGGGGTTAGGTCTGTTTACGCGGTGGCCTCGGGCTTTTCTTCCCCACCCTTTTCGTCTTCTTTCTTCTCTTCCTTCTTGCCTTTGATGGCCTGGTTCAAGGCATCGCCGAAGGCCGTGCCGGTCGAAGACTGTTCGGCCTTAAGGTAAGGCTTGATCTCCCCGGACTCCTGCTCGGCCTTGAGGATCTTCTGGGACAGGGCTATCCGGCGGTTGGAGGAGTCGATCTCGATGATCTTGAGGTCCAGCTCCTCGCCGCCCTTGAAGGTCTCGGCCAGCTTGTCCTCGGTGATCCCCTCCAGCTCGGAGACCGGCACGAATCCCTCGAAGCCGTGATCCATGTCAACCAGCAGGCCCCGCTCCAGCGGGCGGTTGACCTTGCACTTGAGGTCCTGCCCGATGGAGAACTTGCTGCCGATGTCGGCCCAGGGATCGTCCTCCAGCTGTTTGATGCCCAGGGAGATCCGGCGGTTGTCCTTGTCTATGTTGGTTACCATGATGTCGATGCTGTCGCCCTTCTTGACCACCTCGCTGGGATGCTTGATGCGCTTGGTCCAGGAGATGTCGGAGATGTGGATCAGACCGTCGATGCCCTCATCCAGCTCCACGAACACCCCGAAATTGGTGATGTTGCGGACCTTGCCGCTGACCTTGCAGCCGATGGGATATCTCTGCTCGATGGTGTCCCAGGGATCCGGCTCCAGCTGGCGCAGACCCAAAGATATCTTCTGCTCGTTCTTGTCTATCTTCAGCACCACCGCGTCCACCTCGGCCCCGATGGAGACCAGTTTGGAGGGATGCTTGACCTGCTTGGTCCAGGACATCTCGGAGATGTGGATCAAACCCTCCACCCCCTTCTCCAGCTCGATGAAGGCCCCGTAATCCACGATGGATACGATCTTGCCCTTGATGGTGGCCCCCACCGGGAACTTGGTCTCGATATCCTCCCAGGGATGCGGGGTCAGCTGCTTGAGGCCCAGGGAGACCCGGGATTTCTCGCGGTCGTATTCCAGGATCTTGACCTTGAGCCGTTCGCCCAGCTTGACCAGCTCCGAGGGGTGGTTGATGCGGCCCCAGGACATGTCGGTGATGTGCAGCAGGCCGTCCAGCCCGCCCAGGTCGATGAACACCCCGAAGTCGGTGATGTTCTTGACGATGCCCTCGCGCAGCTGTCCCTTGTCGATCTCGGCCAGGATGGCGGTGCGCAGCTTGTCGCGCTCGGCGTCCAGCACCGCCCGGCGGGAGACCACTATGTTGCGGCGTTTCTTGTTGATCTTGACGATCTTCAGGGGGACAAATTGGCCTAGCAGGCTGTCCATGGTCTCCAGCGGCCGCAGGCCTATCTGGGAACCGGGCAGGAAGGCATCCACCCCCATCAGGTCCACTATCAGGCCGCCCTTGATCCGCTTGACCACCTTGCCCTCGATCTGCGATTCGTTGTCCAGATACTCCTTGGCCTTGTCCCACACCCGGATGAAATCGGCCTTGGATTTGGAGAGCACCATCTGGCCCTCCTCGTTCTCCATCGTCTCCAGGTAAAGATCCAGCACGTCGCCCGGCTTGATGGACTCCGGATCCGACAGCTCCATCAGGGGAACGATCCCCTCTGATTTAAGACCCACGTCCACCATCACCGAGTCCCCGCTGATGCGGAGGACCCTGCCGGTGATGATCTCGCCCTCCTCGAATGTTTTCTGATGGAAATACTCATCCAGCAGGGCCCTGAATTCACCCGAATCCTGGGATTCCTCCTCCGTCAGGAACTCGTCCTTCTCGTCCTCCGGACGAAGCTTTTTGGTTTTGACCATGTTTTGTGTTACTCCTTTTGGTATAGAATAGGCCGACCAATGCCAGCCTTGAAATTTTCACTTTTGCCCGCAAAACGCGCGAAAAACTATAAACCTCTTAACCCTATTGAACTTTTTGAACCTTTAAACCCTTCACAGGTTTCTCTTTCTTGGCCGTGATGTCCCTTATCCTGCTGACCACCTTCCGCACCAGGGCGTCTGGGGTGGAGGCCCCGGCGGTGACGCCCACCAGTCCGGCTTTGGAGAACCATCGGGCTTTCAGCTCGTCCTCGGTCTCCACATGGTAGGTGGGCTTTCCCACCTTGCGGCACATTTCGGCCAGCCGGGAGGTGTTGGCCGAGTTCCGGCCGCCCACCACGATCATCAGATCCGAGCGCTTGGCCAGCTGCATGGTATCCTGCTGGCGCACCTGGGTGGCCCGGCAGATGGTGTTTATCAGGTGGATGTCGTTGGTCTTGGACCCCAGGTACTTTAGGGCCTTTACGAAATCGTCGGTGGACAGGGTGGTCTGGGCCAGCACCCCTATCCGCGGCCCCACCTTGACCGATTTGTGGTTGAAGACCATCGAATCCCGCCCGGCGTAGCCCTTGAGGGCTATCACCTCGGGGTGCTCCTTCTCGCCGATGATGATCACCTGTCGTTTTTCGTCCCGCAGGCAGGCCGCCGCCTTCTGGGCCTTGGTGACGAAGGGGCAGGTGGCATCAATGATGGTCAGGCCCTTTTTGGCTCTCAGCTGCTGCAGCACCCGGGGATGCACCCCGTGGGAGCGGATGATCAGGACGCCGTTTTTTACCCGGGACGGCTTTTCTATGGCCTTGACCCCCCAGCTCTCCAGATCCTTCACCACCTGGGGATTATGGATGATGGGCCCCAGGGTGCAGACCGCCTGCCGGCTCTTGGCCGCGGTCTCGTAAGCCAGCTTGACCGCCCGCTTGACCCCGAAACAGAAACCGGCCCTTTTGGCAACCTCTATCTTCATCGGCCCTCTTTCAGCCGGATTATCCGGTCCATCACCAGCTGGCTGATCTGCTGGTGCCCCTCCCTGCTGTCGGGATACTTTGCTATCTCGGCGGCGGTGATGGGCGGGCCGAACCTGGCCAGCAGTTCATACCGCCCCTTAAGCAGGTGGGACAGCTTCCGGTTGGTGCCCTGGATGTAAGCCGGCACCACCGGGGCCAGGCTGCGCCTGGCTATCAGACCCACCCCGGATTTGGCCGGCAGGAAATTTTCGGTGCGGCTGCGGGTGCCCTCGGGAAACATCACCACCGCCCAGCCCTGCTCCAGCTTCTTCAGGATCAGCTTGATGGCCGCCGCATCCCCGCCCTGGCGCCGGAGCGGCATGGCGTTCAGGGATGTTATCAGCCAGCGGAGCAGGAAGAATCGGAACAATTCCTGCTTGGCCACAAAGGTCACCTCCCGGGGGGCGGCGGTGCCCAGAAACGGAGGATCGACCAGGGCGATGTGGTTGGAGGCGATTATGCAGCCCCCTTGGAGCGGAACATGCTCCCAGCCGGTGACCCGGCGTCCCAAAAAATGCCTCAGCCCGAAATTCAGACTGTGCCAGACCATCCGGTAGAAGCGGGAATTAAAAGCCCGGC contains the following coding sequences:
- the rpsA gene encoding 30S ribosomal protein S1 — encoded protein: MVKTKKLRPEDEKDEFLTEEESQDSGEFRALLDEYFHQKTFEEGEIITGRVLRISGDSVMVDVGLKSEGIVPLMELSDPESIKPGDVLDLYLETMENEEGQMVLSKSKADFIRVWDKAKEYLDNESQIEGKVVKRIKGGLIVDLMGVDAFLPGSQIGLRPLETMDSLLGQFVPLKIVKINKKRRNIVVSRRAVLDAERDKLRTAILAEIDKGQLREGIVKNITDFGVFIDLGGLDGLLHITDMSWGRINHPSELVKLGERLKVKILEYDREKSRVSLGLKQLTPHPWEDIETKFPVGATIKGKIVSIVDYGAFIELEKGVEGLIHISEMSWTKQVKHPSKLVSIGAEVDAVVLKIDKNEQKISLGLRQLEPDPWDTIEQRYPIGCKVSGKVRNITNFGVFVELDEGIDGLIHISDISWTKRIKHPSEVVKKGDSIDIMVTNIDKDNRRISLGIKQLEDDPWADIGSKFSIGQDLKCKVNRPLERGLLVDMDHGFEGFVPVSELEGITEDKLAETFKGGEELDLKIIEIDSSNRRIALSQKILKAEQESGEIKPYLKAEQSSTGTAFGDALNQAIKGKKEEKKEDEKGGEEKPEATA
- the ispH gene encoding 4-hydroxy-3-methylbut-2-enyl diphosphate reductase, producing the protein MKIEVAKRAGFCFGVKRAVKLAYETAAKSRQAVCTLGPIIHNPQVVKDLESWGVKAIEKPSRVKNGVLIIRSHGVHPRVLQQLRAKKGLTIIDATCPFVTKAQKAAACLRDEKRQVIIIGEKEHPEVIALKGYAGRDSMVFNHKSVKVGPRIGVLAQTTLSTDDFVKALKYLGSKTNDIHLINTICRATQVRQQDTMQLAKRSDLMIVVGGRNSANTSRLAEMCRKVGKPTYHVETEDELKARWFSKAGLVGVTAGASTPDALVRKVVSRIRDITAKKEKPVKGLKVQKVQ
- the ispG gene encoding flavodoxin-dependent (E)-4-hydroxy-3-methylbut-2-enyl-diphosphate synthase encodes the protein MPEKTQNTYPRRRSQPVKVGNLAIGGNAPVSIQSMTNTDPCDVKATLAQIKKLEKAGCQIVRLAVPDKKSATALVRIRQGTKMPLVADIHFDHRLALIALDAGVDKLRINPGNIGSKDKIRQVVKAAAGKKVPIRIGVNAGSLEKDILARDGHPTARGMVDSALRHARILEDLGFDDIVISLKGSDVPMTIEAYRKISPMVPYPLHLGITEAGTPAAGAIRSAVGMGTILAEGIGDTIRVSLSGDPVKEIPVAREIVQSLGLGTFGPVVHACPTCGRCKIDVAGIAAQVERRIAGIKKPLKIAVMGCAVNGPGEAREADLGIAGGDGLGLLFQKGKIISKVKEKDMVSQLVTLAKKMK
- a CDS encoding sensor histidine kinase, which translates into the protein MKNPSPNIKDRLLWQLQERVKELTALHKASAILQNDRKSVENILGEFIKILPAAWQYPRDTAARIVAGDLSLATPNYAATRWKQSSFFGIGGGEKGRIEVYYLIKQKAAFEGPFLKEERQLIDSLAKMLHAFYQKRSAQQAIHDALDHLEEKVVKRTSLLNDANLKLKAEIAERKRTEQTVKRYQQKLKKLASELTLTEERERRAIASDLHDHIGQALAMIRVKLKNLEGNAVFSGAERDLEEIRMLLEQTISYTRNLTFELSPPVLYDLGFEAGLEWLAEQTRRKYGKAVELSCPGPKLQLPEDLKVTLFRSVRELMINIIKHAGADNISIVLTNSGGRLTIEVSDDGIGLVEKGAGETAEPGGFGLFSIREQLGCFGGRLSLAALPGRGTKAVIICRTNGKGVG
- a CDS encoding response regulator transcription factor, with product MTLKIIIADDHKIVREGLKTLLEKQSGIKVVAETSDGLAVVKLAQEHLPDLVIMDITMPGLNGIGATRRVKEICPAAKIMILSMHADRRYVVEALKAGARGYLLKDSAFEELIQAIKSIVKGKIYLSSDITDVLVRDYLIKERDADPGVYSLLSAREREVLQLLAEGKSTRQTADKLSISVKTVETHRQQLMQKLNLHGIAELTKYAVREGLTTL
- a CDS encoding lysophospholipid acyltransferase family protein, which encodes MIWDSRAFNSRFYRMVWHSLNFGLRHFLGRRVTGWEHVPLQGGCIIASNHIALVDPPFLGTAAPREVTFVAKQELFRFFLLRWLITSLNAMPLRRQGGDAAAIKLILKKLEQGWAVVMFPEGTRSRTENFLPAKSGVGLIARRSLAPVVPAYIQGTNRKLSHLLKGRYELLARFGPPITAAEIAKYPDSREGHQQISQLVMDRIIRLKEGR
- the sppA gene encoding signal peptide peptidase SppA, whose translation is MKKKGLFITLIAVAVLMFAVIFVGAIVMAVSNEGHMELSYGKSVGLVEIVGPIVSSDNAVRQIKKYRDNNSVKAIVVRLETPGGGVAASQEIYEALRNARTKKPVVCSMGEVAASGGYYIACGCDSIVANPGTLTGSIGVILSYAVLEELFRKIGIGYEVIKAGAVKDLASPFRQMTPQERALLQSMIDDVHLQFMEAVSEGRGIPLDSVKLFADGRVFSGRQAYNLKLVDRLGTQDDAVIMAGTMAGLKETPKVIRERKRRPSILDLLTESAETLSDLNRSSRTKLEYRLGN